A genomic window from Flavobacterium azooxidireducens includes:
- a CDS encoding peptidylprolyl isomerase, with amino-acid sequence MAILGKIRQRSFILIVIIALALFSFVLADVIQSGGFSQSSNNVGTINGKDIPFEEFRMKVGNTEKSGQGMSNIQAVNQVWNQEINLALLSEELEKLGIRIGENHLIETLKADPNFGQNPSFQNELQQFDINKYREYIKSSSNQQEKDYFQNVEEGANINAKYQLYSTLVKSGFFTTQNDAKFKYNLENKKVTFDFVAVPYSSVKDSDVKVTDAEIMDYMKKNEKKYKADETREIEYVVIEDQPSDSDKNDIKNKLNSFLAPSVKYNKETDSNDTIPSFSTTTDAIKFVNENSQFPYDSTYIGKSDLPAEHAEAIFNLAEGQVYGPYQYGEYFALSRSMGRRAGAKARASHILISFTGSRAQPKEDRTKEEAKVKAEGILAEVQKNPDAFTMQAFTVSEDQGSAQKGGDLDFFGPGQMVPAFNDFVFNNPIGKVGLVETEFGYHIIKVTDKQDAIRLATIAQKIEASEKTSENAYTNAVKFELAANEKSFETAAKEAKLTVNPSVRVKALDEMLGQYGSQRQVIRWAFEKNTDVNDVKRFELPKVGHMIVKLKKVNEEGLLAIEDARIQVEPILKNKKKAEKIMAKMKATSLDAIAQANAVQVQTATDVTLENPSVASSGYEPKVVGLAFGTAVNKLSAPIEGNASVFVVKTTKVTEPLPAKDFTTQVNTLKSQNASAVGRVFGALKDKAKIKDNRLQFNY; translated from the coding sequence ATGGCGATTTTAGGAAAAATTAGACAACGTTCATTTATTCTTATAGTGATTATTGCGTTGGCATTATTCTCTTTTGTATTAGCAGACGTGATTCAAAGTGGCGGTTTTAGCCAATCTTCAAACAATGTAGGAACCATTAATGGAAAAGATATTCCGTTTGAAGAATTTAGAATGAAAGTAGGAAATACTGAAAAATCAGGTCAAGGAATGTCTAACATCCAAGCAGTTAATCAAGTTTGGAATCAAGAAATTAACCTTGCATTATTGTCTGAAGAACTTGAAAAATTAGGAATTAGAATTGGTGAAAACCACTTGATTGAAACATTGAAAGCCGATCCTAATTTTGGTCAAAATCCTTCTTTTCAAAATGAATTGCAACAATTTGATATCAATAAATATAGAGAATATATTAAATCAAGTTCAAATCAACAAGAAAAAGACTATTTTCAAAACGTTGAAGAAGGTGCAAATATCAATGCAAAATATCAGTTATATAGCACATTAGTTAAGTCTGGCTTTTTTACAACACAAAATGATGCTAAATTCAAATATAATTTAGAAAACAAAAAAGTTACATTTGATTTTGTAGCCGTTCCTTATTCTTCAGTGAAAGACAGTGATGTGAAAGTTACAGATGCTGAAATCATGGATTACATGAAAAAGAATGAGAAAAAATACAAAGCAGATGAAACTCGCGAAATTGAATATGTTGTTATTGAAGATCAACCATCAGATTCAGATAAAAACGATATCAAAAATAAGTTAAATTCATTCTTAGCTCCATCAGTAAAATATAATAAGGAAACAGATTCAAACGATACTATTCCTAGTTTTTCAACTACTACTGATGCAATTAAATTTGTAAACGAAAATTCTCAATTTCCATACGATTCAACGTATATCGGGAAATCTGATTTACCGGCAGAACATGCTGAAGCTATTTTCAACTTAGCCGAAGGTCAAGTTTATGGTCCTTATCAGTATGGCGAATACTTTGCTTTAAGTCGTTCAATGGGAAGAAGAGCTGGTGCAAAAGCAAGAGCAAGTCACATCTTAATCAGTTTCACTGGTTCAAGAGCTCAACCAAAAGAAGACAGAACCAAAGAAGAAGCAAAAGTTAAAGCAGAAGGAATTTTAGCTGAAGTGCAAAAAAATCCAGACGCATTTACTATGCAAGCATTTACAGTTTCGGAAGATCAAGGTTCTGCTCAAAAAGGTGGAGATTTAGATTTCTTCGGACCTGGTCAAATGGTTCCTGCATTTAATGATTTCGTTTTCAATAATCCAATCGGAAAAGTTGGTTTAGTAGAGACTGAATTTGGTTATCACATTATTAAAGTAACAGACAAACAAGATGCTATTCGTTTAGCAACTATTGCTCAAAAAATTGAAGCTTCAGAAAAAACTTCTGAAAATGCTTATACAAATGCAGTGAAATTTGAATTAGCGGCTAACGAAAAATCATTTGAAACTGCTGCAAAAGAAGCTAAGCTAACAGTGAACCCATCTGTTCGTGTAAAAGCATTAGATGAAATGTTAGGTCAATATGGTTCACAAAGACAAGTTATTCGTTGGGCTTTTGAAAAAAATACTGACGTTAATGATGTAAAACGTTTTGAACTTCCTAAAGTTGGTCATATGATTGTTAAACTGAAAAAGGTGAACGAAGAAGGTTTATTAGCCATCGAAGATGCCAGAATTCAAGTTGAACCAATTTTAAAGAACAAAAAGAAAGCTGAGAAAATCATGGCTAAAATGAAAGCAACTTCATTGGATGCTATTGCTCAAGCTAATGCTGTTCAAGTGCAGACGGCTACAGATGTTACGTTAGAAAATCCATCAGTAGCTTCTTCAGGATATGAACCAAAAGTGGTAGGATTAGCTTTTGGAACAGCGGTTAACAAACTTTCTGCTCCAATTGAAGGTAATGCAAGTGTATTTGTAGTAAAAACTACCAAAGTAACTGAGCCTTTGCCAGCTAAAGATTTTACAACTCAAGTGAATACTTTAAAATCTCAAAACGCTTCTGCAGTAGGTAGAGTGTTTGGAGCATTAAAAGATAAAGCAAAAATTAAAGATAACAGATTACAGTTTAATTATTAA
- a CDS encoding GYDIA family GHMP kinase, with the protein MKQTFYSNGKLLLTGEYVVLDGALALALPTKFGQNLTVEPIPSKQILWKSFDQDGSTWFEDEFTFDEIINKPFNAENSVRNTLLEILNEAFQMNPDFLDKNGFNIETNLTFPKNWGLGTSSTLINNIGQWLHIDAFELLNRSFGGSGYDIACAKRDSPIVYQLINNQPQFKTVEFYPEFRNHLYFVYLNRKQSSKSAIANYINNQHNIGKTIEKINKITNSVLSSSDLKSFVYEMEKHESIMSEVLETITIKEAFFYDFKGVIKSLGAWGGDFVLVISKDDPSGYFKERGFETILRYDEMILK; encoded by the coding sequence TTGAAACAAACCTTTTACAGCAACGGAAAATTACTCTTAACCGGCGAATATGTAGTGCTTGACGGAGCTTTAGCTTTAGCTTTACCTACAAAATTTGGACAGAATTTAACCGTAGAACCAATTCCATCGAAACAAATTCTATGGAAAAGTTTTGATCAAGACGGAAGCACTTGGTTTGAAGATGAATTTACGTTTGACGAAATCATCAACAAACCATTTAATGCTGAAAATTCAGTTCGAAATACTTTATTGGAAATTTTGAACGAAGCTTTTCAAATGAATCCCGATTTTTTAGATAAAAATGGTTTCAACATCGAAACCAATTTGACTTTTCCAAAAAATTGGGGTTTGGGCACTTCTTCCACATTAATCAACAACATTGGGCAATGGTTACACATCGATGCCTTTGAATTGTTGAACCGAAGTTTTGGCGGAAGTGGCTATGATATCGCATGTGCAAAAAGAGATTCGCCGATCGTGTATCAATTAATAAATAATCAACCTCAGTTTAAAACGGTTGAATTTTATCCGGAATTTCGAAACCATTTGTATTTTGTTTATTTAAATAGAAAACAAAGTAGTAAATCGGCCATTGCCAATTACATCAACAACCAACACAACATTGGAAAAACGATTGAAAAAATAAATAAGATTACAAATTCTGTCCTTTCCTCTTCCGATTTAAAGTCCTTTGTTTATGAAATGGAAAAGCACGAAAGCATTATGAGCGAAGTGCTGGAAACCATTACCATCAAAGAAGCTTTCTTTTATGATTTTAAAGGCGTAATTAAAAGCTTAGGAGCTTGGGGCGGGGATTTTGTGCTTGTGATTTCTAAAGACGATCCTAGCGGTTATTTTAAAGAGCGTGGTTTTGAAACTATTCTTCGTTATGATGAAATGATTCTAAAATAA
- a CDS encoding hydroxymethylglutaryl-CoA reductase, degradative, producing the protein MNHEISGFSKLSKVEKIEWIAKQYFSQPEEGISLIKNYWNTDGKLQQLHDEFIENTISNFYLPLGIAPNFNINGRNYTVPMVIEESSVVAAAAKSAKFWSKRGGFKTTVLNTEKIGQVHFIYKGEKSKLVDFFNQTKAKFYSETESITKNMQKRGGGILDIILNDKTTDLENYYQLHATFETKDSMGANFINSCLEQFAKTLKQEAQTFEIFSEDEKNIEVVMSILSNYVTNCIVRAEVSCPIEELAEKQIENPKEFAEKFVRAVQIAQIEPFRAVTHNKGIMNGIDAVVLATGNDFRAVEAGAHAYASRNGKYSSLSHATIENGIFKFRLEIPLALGTVGGLTSLHPLVKLNLEILEKPSARELMQIVAAVGLAQNFAALRSLTTKGIQEGHMKMHINNILNQYHATAEERVKVAEYFKNNTISHASVAGFLEEIRK; encoded by the coding sequence ATGAACCACGAAATTTCCGGATTTTCTAAATTATCCAAAGTTGAAAAAATTGAATGGATTGCAAAACAGTATTTTTCACAACCTGAAGAAGGTATTTCATTAATCAAAAACTATTGGAATACGGATGGAAAACTGCAACAATTGCACGACGAATTCATCGAAAATACGATTTCCAATTTTTATTTGCCGTTGGGAATTGCACCGAATTTCAACATTAACGGAAGAAATTATACCGTTCCGATGGTGATTGAAGAAAGTTCTGTCGTGGCAGCAGCGGCTAAATCAGCTAAATTTTGGTCGAAACGTGGCGGATTTAAAACGACGGTTTTGAATACCGAAAAAATCGGACAAGTTCATTTTATTTATAAAGGTGAAAAATCCAAATTGGTTGATTTTTTTAATCAAACGAAAGCAAAATTCTATTCAGAAACAGAAAGCATAACCAAAAATATGCAAAAACGTGGTGGCGGAATTTTGGATATTATTTTGAATGATAAAACTACGGATTTAGAAAATTACTATCAATTGCATGCTACTTTTGAAACCAAAGATAGTATGGGTGCGAATTTTATCAATTCGTGTTTGGAACAATTTGCTAAAACCTTGAAGCAAGAGGCTCAAACTTTTGAAATTTTTTCGGAAGATGAAAAAAACATTGAAGTAGTGATGAGCATTTTGTCAAACTATGTTACGAATTGTATTGTTCGAGCAGAAGTTTCTTGTCCGATTGAAGAATTAGCCGAAAAACAAATCGAAAACCCGAAAGAATTTGCCGAGAAGTTTGTCCGAGCCGTTCAAATTGCACAAATTGAACCTTTTCGTGCCGTAACGCACAACAAAGGAATTATGAACGGAATTGATGCCGTGGTTTTAGCAACCGGAAACGACTTTAGAGCCGTGGAAGCCGGAGCACACGCGTATGCCAGCCGAAACGGAAAATATAGCAGTTTATCACACGCAACAATTGAAAACGGCATTTTTAAATTTCGGTTAGAAATTCCTTTAGCGTTAGGAACTGTGGGCGGATTAACTTCGTTACATCCCTTAGTGAAGTTGAATTTAGAAATTTTAGAAAAACCATCAGCTCGTGAATTAATGCAAATTGTTGCTGCTGTTGGATTAGCTCAAAATTTTGCCGCATTGCGATCATTGACCACTAAAGGAATTCAGGAAGGTCATATGAAAATGCACATCAACAATATTTTAAATCAATATCATGCTACTGCAGAAGAAAGAGTAAAAGTAGCGGAATATTTTAAAAACAATACGATTTCACACGCTTCTGTGGCGGGATTTTTGGAAGAAATTAGAAAATAA
- a CDS encoding S9 family peptidase, with the protein MNQLSKLVCFLLLVSATAIGQQKITLEDIWSSGTFRTKGMDALQALKNTNQYTVLNFDRNSNTFQIDLYDFATLKKVSTLVDTKNHTELKSIDSYTFNSTETQLLIALNSEPIYRHSSVADFYIYDLSSKKLQQVADYKIQEPTFSPDGKKIAYGYENNLYVYDLASDKHTQITTDGKKNHIINGITDWVYEEEFAFVRAFDWNSSSTHLAYIKFDETEVPEFSMDVFGKELYPSQHVFKYPKAGEKNALVSLHTYEIAANQTKNINLSQYNDFYIARMKWTNDANALSIQVLNRHQNNLDLLFVDAKTGTTKVVLNEKDAAYVDVTDNLTFLKDNSFIWTSEKDGFNHIYHYDKNGKLRNQITKGNWEVTSYYGFDEKNGQVYYQSVENGSINRDVYKIKLDGKNKVRLTNKTGTNKATFSPNFQYFINSFSSSTEPTSYTLHDSKDGKQVQSIVDNKELASKLESYNLPTKEFFELTTEKGHKLNAYIIKPKDFDASKKYPLLLFQYSGPGSQQVANQWLGANDFWHMMLAQEGYLVACVDGRGTGYKGAAFKKVTQKELGKYEVEDQIDAAKVLGNYPYIDKTRIGIWGWSYGGFMSSNCILKGNDVFKTAIAVAPVTNWRFYDSIYTERYMQTPQENASGYDDNSPINHVDKLKGNYLIIHGTADDNVHFQNATRMIRALQLANKQFDQAIYPDTNHGIYGGKIRLQLYTKMTNYLKANL; encoded by the coding sequence ATGAATCAATTGTCAAAACTCGTTTGTTTCTTACTTCTTGTATCCGCGACCGCGATAGGTCAGCAAAAAATCACCTTAGAAGACATCTGGTCCTCAGGAACTTTCCGAACAAAAGGGATGGATGCTTTGCAAGCTCTCAAAAATACCAATCAATATACTGTTTTAAATTTTGACAGAAATTCCAATACTTTTCAAATCGATTTGTACGATTTTGCAACGTTGAAGAAAGTGAGCACGCTCGTTGATACGAAAAATCATACCGAATTAAAATCCATTGATAGTTACACATTCAATTCAACTGAAACGCAATTGTTGATTGCTTTGAATTCGGAACCAATTTATCGACATTCTTCCGTTGCCGATTTTTATATTTATGACTTATCATCGAAGAAATTGCAACAAGTAGCCGATTATAAAATTCAAGAACCAACGTTTTCTCCTGATGGAAAAAAGATTGCCTATGGTTATGAAAATAATTTATATGTGTATGATTTAGCTTCTGATAAACATACTCAAATTACTACAGATGGAAAGAAAAATCACATCATTAACGGAATTACCGATTGGGTTTACGAAGAAGAATTTGCTTTCGTGAGAGCTTTTGATTGGAATAGTTCTAGCACACATTTAGCCTACATTAAATTTGATGAAACTGAAGTTCCTGAATTTTCTATGGATGTTTTTGGGAAAGAATTATATCCTTCGCAACACGTTTTTAAATACCCCAAAGCAGGAGAAAAAAATGCGTTGGTTTCTTTGCACACGTATGAAATAGCTGCAAATCAAACCAAAAACATCAATTTGAGTCAGTATAATGATTTTTATATCGCTCGAATGAAATGGACAAATGATGCGAATGCGTTGAGCATTCAAGTGTTAAATCGTCATCAAAATAATTTAGATTTACTTTTTGTGGATGCTAAAACAGGAACTACAAAAGTGGTTTTGAATGAAAAAGATGCTGCTTATGTCGATGTTACCGATAATTTGACCTTTTTGAAAGACAACAGTTTTATTTGGACTTCCGAAAAAGACGGATTTAATCACATTTATCATTACGACAAAAACGGAAAACTTCGCAATCAGATCACGAAAGGAAATTGGGAAGTGACTTCGTATTATGGATTTGATGAGAAAAATGGTCAAGTGTATTATCAATCGGTTGAAAATGGTTCTATCAATCGGGATGTTTATAAAATCAAATTAGACGGAAAGAATAAAGTTCGTTTAACGAATAAAACAGGAACTAACAAGGCAACTTTTAGTCCCAATTTTCAATATTTTATCAATTCTTTTTCCAGTTCAACCGAACCAACTTCATACACATTACACGATTCCAAAGACGGAAAGCAAGTTCAATCCATTGTTGATAATAAAGAATTAGCTTCCAAATTAGAAAGCTACAATCTTCCTACCAAAGAATTTTTCGAATTAACGACCGAAAAAGGGCATAAATTAAATGCCTACATCATCAAACCGAAAGATTTTGATGCTTCCAAAAAATACCCATTATTATTATTTCAATACAGCGGACCGGGTTCGCAACAAGTGGCCAATCAATGGTTGGGAGCGAATGATTTTTGGCATATGATGCTGGCTCAAGAAGGCTATTTGGTGGCTTGTGTGGATGGAAGAGGAACCGGATACAAAGGAGCTGCTTTCAAAAAAGTAACACAAAAAGAATTAGGAAAATACGAAGTAGAAGATCAAATTGATGCGGCAAAAGTGCTAGGAAATTATCCTTACATCGATAAAACCCGAATCGGAATCTGGGGTTGGAGTTACGGCGGATTTATGTCCAGCAACTGTATCTTAAAAGGAAACGACGTTTTTAAAACCGCCATTGCCGTTGCTCCAGTAACCAATTGGCGTTTTTATGATTCGATTTACACCGAAAGATATATGCAAACACCACAAGAAAATGCGAGTGGTTATGATGATAATTCGCCCATCAATCACGTAGATAAATTAAAAGGAAATTACCTAATCATCCACGGAACAGCGGATGATAATGTACATTTTCAAAATGCAACTCGTATGATTCGTGCCTTGCAATTGGCCAACAAACAATTTGACCAAGCTATTTATCCCGACACAAATCACGGTATTTATGGCGGAAAAATTCGACTACAATTATATACCAAAATGACTAACTACTTAAAAGCTAATTTATAA
- a CDS encoding peptide MFS transporter: MTNEQKLNDKTFLGHPVGLYVLFFTEMWERFSFYGMKALLIFYLTKYHLFSDDAGYLLIGSYAALGYAAPVLGGYLADRFLGFRRAIIFGGILLVLGHLGMAYEGNAATLSVTGEIERDSFALQVFYFSLAFIIVGVGYLKANISSLVGELYVKGDNRRDSGFTIFYMGINLGSFFASLLCVWLGETYGWGYGFGAAGIGMILGLITFISGRKYFNGKGESNSPEELNRKRFGIKTEYLIYILSVFSTVLFWQMVQRHKVVENILLISLSISFAFILYFGFKKVEKVDRHRLFSLTILIVFSTVFWALFEQAYTSLNLFADRVLDTTFLGVEWKPGQFLSLNSFFIISLAPVFAWLWVKMGKYNPNTAIKFSMSLLLVGLGFGSLMFGSSISGDGQVAAIWLVLLYLLHTMGELCLSPVGLSAVTKLSPAKIVGFMMGVWFLATASSEYIAVLLAKLSSVDKGADFITVKAAYFNLFELLFYIGIGTGLLLLLLSPIIKKYMHGVDKELNN, translated from the coding sequence ATGACAAACGAACAAAAGTTAAATGATAAAACATTTCTAGGACATCCGGTTGGACTCTATGTTTTGTTTTTTACAGAAATGTGGGAGCGATTTTCTTTCTACGGAATGAAAGCTTTGCTGATATTTTATTTGACTAAATATCATCTTTTTAGTGATGATGCCGGATATTTATTAATTGGAAGTTACGCAGCTTTAGGTTATGCAGCACCTGTTTTAGGGGGTTATCTTGCTGATAGATTTTTGGGTTTTAGAAGAGCAATTATTTTTGGAGGAATACTTCTTGTTTTGGGACATCTAGGAATGGCTTATGAAGGAAATGCAGCAACATTATCAGTAACTGGAGAAATTGAAAGAGATAGTTTTGCCTTGCAAGTATTCTATTTTTCTTTAGCTTTTATTATTGTAGGAGTTGGTTATCTTAAGGCCAATATATCATCATTAGTAGGGGAATTGTATGTGAAAGGCGATAATAGAAGAGATTCAGGATTCACAATTTTTTATATGGGAATTAACTTAGGATCCTTTTTTGCTTCTTTACTATGTGTATGGTTAGGAGAAACATATGGTTGGGGTTATGGATTTGGTGCTGCAGGAATAGGTATGATTTTAGGTTTAATTACTTTTATTTCAGGTAGAAAATATTTTAATGGAAAAGGAGAGTCTAATTCGCCAGAAGAATTAAATAGAAAAAGATTCGGCATTAAAACGGAATATTTAATCTATATATTATCTGTTTTTTCAACTGTTTTGTTTTGGCAAATGGTCCAAAGACATAAAGTGGTAGAGAATATTTTGTTAATTAGTTTGAGTATTTCCTTTGCTTTCATATTATATTTTGGATTTAAAAAAGTAGAAAAAGTAGATAGACATAGACTTTTTTCATTAACAATTTTGATTGTTTTTTCCACTGTTTTTTGGGCTTTGTTTGAACAAGCTTATACCTCTTTAAATTTATTTGCAGATCGCGTTTTAGACACTACGTTTTTAGGAGTTGAATGGAAACCAGGACAATTTTTAAGTTTAAATTCTTTTTTTATAATTTCTTTAGCTCCTGTTTTTGCTTGGTTGTGGGTTAAAATGGGTAAATACAATCCAAATACTGCAATAAAATTTTCGATGTCATTACTTTTAGTCGGATTAGGTTTTGGTTCTTTGATGTTTGGTTCTTCAATATCCGGTGATGGTCAAGTAGCGGCAATTTGGTTGGTTTTATTGTATTTACTTCACACAATGGGGGAACTTTGTTTGTCACCTGTAGGTTTATCTGCCGTAACTAAGTTATCTCCAGCAAAAATTGTCGGATTCATGATGGGAGTTTGGTTTTTAGCTACTGCAAGTTCTGAATATATAGCAGTTTTATTAGCTAAGCTTTCTTCTGTAGATAAAGGGGCAGATTTTATAACAGTAAAAGCAGCTTATTTTAATCTTTTTGAACTTTTATTTTATATAGGAATTGGAACAGGATTGCTTTTACTACTACTATCTCCGATAATTAAAAAATACATGCACGGCGTGGACAAAGAATTAAATAACTAA
- a CDS encoding peptide MFS transporter, producing the protein MNTSSNDFFKDQVLGHPAGLFVLFFTEMWERFSYYGMRAILVIFLISTFDKGGWEWTTERAMGLYGTYTMGVYLTPVLGGLLADKLLGYRWAVIIGAFIMTLGHASMALETELFLYIGLGCLIIGNGLFKPNMTSMISHLYKDHPEKKDGAYSIFYMGVNAGAFLGIMLCGYIGEKVSWSLGFGLAGIFMFFGMLQFYFTQNIFGQVGLSPTNKSLIKTDEVDHTPSNIIRDRMIVVFIFSIFTVFFWAAFEQAGGSMTIFAEKYTQRILEGNAGYSFKIIDAILTILPLGIITYVLAKLFSKTFAKYSLGNIILSLSFLIIWGIVVWKVNREFTATETEVPATWFGILNSLFIIIFAPMFSKLWESKYNLPGAVKFGVGLILLGLGFGFLAFGAQSIVSGEDFVRVSMVWLILAYLFHTLGELCLSPVGLSYVSKLVPAKWIGVMFGIYYLFIAMGNKLAGSMGGMIEKISNEYSLSTFFLIFTIVPIGMGILISALNPIIKKLMHGVR; encoded by the coding sequence ATGAATACATCTTCTAACGACTTTTTTAAAGACCAAGTTCTCGGACATCCTGCCGGATTGTTTGTACTCTTTTTTACCGAAATGTGGGAACGTTTTTCCTATTATGGAATGCGGGCTATTTTGGTTATTTTCTTAATCTCAACTTTTGATAAAGGCGGTTGGGAATGGACTACCGAACGAGCAATGGGTTTATATGGAACTTACACCATGGGAGTTTATTTAACCCCTGTTTTAGGAGGTTTGTTGGCAGATAAATTATTAGGTTATCGCTGGGCTGTAATTATTGGGGCATTTATTATGACACTTGGTCACGCTTCAATGGCACTTGAAACCGAATTGTTTTTATATATTGGTTTAGGATGTTTAATCATCGGAAATGGATTATTTAAGCCAAATATGACCTCAATGATTAGCCATTTATACAAAGATCATCCTGAAAAGAAAGATGGTGCTTATTCCATTTTTTATATGGGAGTTAATGCCGGTGCTTTCTTAGGAATTATGTTGTGCGGTTACATTGGTGAAAAAGTTTCTTGGAGCTTAGGTTTCGGATTAGCAGGAATTTTTATGTTCTTCGGAATGTTACAATTCTATTTTACACAAAATATTTTTGGTCAAGTTGGACTTTCTCCAACAAACAAAAGCCTTATCAAAACAGATGAAGTGGATCATACTCCATCAAATATTATTAGAGATAGAATGATTGTGGTTTTCATTTTTTCAATTTTTACTGTTTTCTTTTGGGCTGCCTTTGAACAGGCTGGTGGTTCGATGACTATTTTTGCAGAAAAATATACACAACGAATTTTAGAAGGAAACGCAGGTTATTCATTTAAAATTATTGATGCAATTTTGACTATTCTTCCACTAGGAATTATCACTTATGTGTTAGCAAAATTATTTTCAAAAACATTCGCAAAGTATTCTCTTGGAAACATCATTCTTTCGTTGAGTTTCTTAATCATTTGGGGAATTGTAGTTTGGAAAGTAAACAGAGAATTTACTGCCACAGAAACAGAAGTTCCGGCAACATGGTTCGGAATCTTAAACTCATTATTTATCATTATTTTTGCCCCAATGTTTTCCAAATTATGGGAAAGTAAATACAATTTGCCAGGTGCAGTTAAATTTGGAGTAGGATTAATTCTTTTAGGATTAGGATTCGGATTTTTAGCTTTCGGAGCTCAATCCATTGTGTCCGGAGAAGATTTTGTACGTGTCAGTATGGTTTGGTTGATATTAGCTTATTTATTCCACACCTTAGGAGAACTTTGTTTATCACCTGTCGGATTGTCGTATGTGAGTAAATTGGTTCCTGCAAAATGGATAGGAGTGATGTTCGGAATTTACTACCTTTTCATTGCAATGGGTAACAAATTAGCCGGATCTATGGGAGGAATGATTGAAAAAATATCCAATGAATATTCATTAAGTACATTTTTCCTTATTTTTACAATTGTTCCGATTGGAATGGGGATTTTAATTTCAGCGTTAAATCCAATCATCAAAAAACTAATGCACGGTGTTCGATAA
- a CDS encoding thioredoxin family protein, whose translation MKKIILLFAFITVSFAQAQEIKWVTFDEAMALQKKNPKPIFMDVYTDWCGPCKMLDKNTFQTKEFADYINANYYAVKFNGEGNNEVNYKGKKYANPGYDANRKGRNSMHEFTGFLKVEGYPSMYVLDKKGEIAKVIVGYYQADQLLAELKAI comes from the coding sequence ATGAAAAAGATTATCTTGCTTTTTGCTTTTATAACCGTGTCTTTCGCACAAGCACAAGAAATTAAGTGGGTTACTTTTGATGAAGCAATGGCTCTTCAAAAGAAAAATCCGAAACCAATTTTTATGGATGTGTACACCGATTGGTGCGGTCCATGCAAAATGTTGGATAAAAATACCTTTCAAACTAAAGAATTTGCAGACTATATTAATGCCAATTATTATGCTGTAAAATTTAATGGAGAAGGAAACAACGAAGTAAATTACAAAGGTAAAAAATACGCTAACCCAGGTTATGATGCCAATCGAAAAGGTAGAAACAGCATGCACGAATTTACCGGATTTCTAAAAGTAGAAGGCTATCCTTCGATGTATGTTTTAGATAAAAAAGGTGAAATTGCCAAAGTAATTGTAGGTTATTACCAAGCAGATCAATTGTTAGCAGAATTAAAAGCAATTTAA
- a CDS encoding thioredoxin family protein: protein MKKVFFLFVFFWTFQTVSAQELTWHTDVNKAIEISSKTNKPMLLFFTGSDWCGWCIKLQKEVFFKPEFAEWAKNVVLVELDFPRKTKLEPALAQQNTQMQQIFQVSGYPTIWLVTPQKNGEQINLQQLGKTGYVGGGPTKWIEVANQFLAKK, encoded by the coding sequence ATGAAGAAAGTTTTTTTTCTATTCGTCTTTTTTTGGACTTTTCAAACGGTTTCTGCTCAAGAATTAACTTGGCATACCGATGTTAATAAAGCTATTGAAATATCATCTAAAACCAATAAACCAATGCTTTTGTTTTTCACAGGAAGCGATTGGTGTGGATGGTGTATCAAACTACAAAAAGAAGTTTTCTTTAAACCGGAATTTGCAGAATGGGCAAAAAATGTAGTGTTAGTAGAATTAGATTTTCCTCGTAAAACAAAATTAGAACCGGCATTGGCTCAACAAAATACTCAAATGCAACAGATTTTTCAGGTTTCAGGATATCCCACGATTTGGCTTGTTACTCCACAAAAAAATGGTGAACAAATCAATCTTCAACAGCTTGGAAAAACAGGTTATGTTGGTGGCGGACCAACCAAATGGATTGAGGTCGCCAATCAATTTTTAGCAAAAAAATAA